Within Spirochaeta lutea, the genomic segment CCGAGTTGTCCCTGGGAACGCATTTTTTCCATGAGATGGTGGAAGCCGATCTTCTCTTCATCGGTCTGCGCCGGAGCGATAAGGACTGCGTCATTAATCTGGAGTGGTTCCGGGAACAGATGGCGGGTTGTAGGGATGGTGATGACGGATTAGGGGGATTTGAATGCCTCTACTGCCTGCCGTGCGGTTCCCAACCCCGGGGCATTGTGCTGTTTGCCGATCCCATTGGTCAGGAGGTCCTGCTCTACCAGGATCAGCCTCCCTCCTAGTTGAGGCGGCATCGAACCCCAGTGATTACCCCGCCCGGATGTGCTCGGGCATAAAAAAGCCGGAGGAATCCTCCGGCTCAGTAATTCAGGGCTCTCCGGGATGGTTCTTGGACGCAACCCGGAAAACCCCAGCAGATATCTGCTGGCTTGTATTAGTGCTTATACGACGCCCTGATCCAGCATGCTGTCGGCAACCTTGATGAACCCTGCGATATTGGCTCCTGCAACATAGTTGAAGGGACTCGCATAGCGCTCTGCCGCCTGGGCCGCATCGGCGTGAATTTGCTTCATGATCCCCTGCAGCCGGGCATCCACCTCTTCTCTGGACCACGAAAGCCGTAGAGAGTTTTGGCTCATTTCTAGGCCGCTGGTTGCCACACCGCCGGCGTTGGCAGCTTTGCCGGGACCGTAGAGGATACCGGCTTCGAGGAACTGATGGACAGCATCCTTGTCGCTGGGCATGTTCGCTCCCTCGCACACCAGCTTACACCCGTTTTTCAGGAGTGTTTTCGCATCGGCACCGAGTAGCTCATTCTGGGTGGCGCTGGGGAAGGCGGCATCGCAGGGAATATCCCAGGGGCGTACACCCTCTTTGTAGGTCGCCTTGGGGTATTTTTTAGCGTACTCGGAGATCCTGCCCCGGCGTACATTTTTCAGTTCCATCACGAATGCCAGCTTTTCGGTGGTGATTCCATCGGGATCGTGGATGGTTCCCCCGGAGTCTGAGAGGCTCACGGGTTTTGCTCCGAACTCCAGAAGTTTTTCTACGGTGTACTGGGCGACATTCCCCGAACCGCTCACCAGGCAGGTCTTTCCTTCCAGAGAGTCCCCCTTGGCAGCCAGCATTTCTTTTGCAAAGTAGACAGATCCGTATCCCGTAGCCTCGGGTCGAATCTTGCTTCCCCCCCAGTTCAGGGCCTTTCCGGTCAGGACCCCGGTGAACTCGTTGCGAAGGCGTTTGTACTGTCCGAAGAGGAAACCGATTTCCCGGCCGCCAACCCCGATGTCACCCGCGGGAATGTCGGTATTAGATCCGATATGCTTGGATAGCTCGGTCATGAAGGACTGGCAGAACCGCATAACCTCGCCTTCGCTCTTTCCCTTGGGATCGAAGTCCGAACCGCCTTTTCCTCCTCCCATGGGCAGGGTGGTAAGGGAGTTCTTAAAGATCTGCTCAAACCCGAGGAACTTAAGAATACTCAGATTTACCGTGGGGTGAAAGCGTAATCCCCCCTTGTACGGACCCAGGGCGCTGTTGAACTGCACCCGGAATCCCCTGTTTACCTGGCATTTGCCTGAATCATCAACCCAGGGCACCCGGAAGTGTACAACCCGCTCGGGCTCTACCAGACGCTCCAAAATCTGGTATTCCCGGTACTCGGGATGCTGGGCAATTGCAGGTTCCAGACTGGTTAAGACCTCATCAACCGCCTGGAGGAATTCTTGCTCACCTGGATTTCTTTTTGCGACCTGGGTGAGTACTTCTTGAACGTACGACA encodes:
- the gdhA gene encoding NADP-specific glutamate dehydrogenase, encoding MSYVQEVLTQVAKRNPGEQEFLQAVDEVLTSLEPAIAQHPEYREYQILERLVEPERVVHFRVPWVDDSGKCQVNRGFRVQFNSALGPYKGGLRFHPTVNLSILKFLGFEQIFKNSLTTLPMGGGKGGSDFDPKGKSEGEVMRFCQSFMTELSKHIGSNTDIPAGDIGVGGREIGFLFGQYKRLRNEFTGVLTGKALNWGGSKIRPEATGYGSVYFAKEMLAAKGDSLEGKTCLVSGSGNVAQYTVEKLLEFGAKPVSLSDSGGTIHDPDGITTEKLAFVMELKNVRRGRISEYAKKYPKATYKEGVRPWDIPCDAAFPSATQNELLGADAKTLLKNGCKLVCEGANMPSDKDAVHQFLEAGILYGPGKAANAGGVATSGLEMSQNSLRLSWSREEVDARLQGIMKQIHADAAQAAERYASPFNYVAGANIAGFIKVADSMLDQGVV